The genomic stretch AGCGGAACGCGAAAAGGCTTGCATTCGATGCTATATCAGGTGTTGGAATTCTGTTCCGATGACGTGAGCGAAGCCATCGCGAGCCTTTGGCTGCCCGGAGTGCTATCCGACCGGGAATGGAGAGGGAGGCGTTTTGAAAGTTGTCCGAGATCTGGACGGCTTGCCGGCGTGACTCGCGGGTGATGGCGACAAGGCATGGCCCTGAGATTCAATGCGGCATGAGTCGCTCGGATTGTTCGAAGGAATTCTCACCTGCGGTTTCTGGGGAGGGCCGCTTCTGTACCCTGCAGGGCCGCATGGCTTCAAATCCGAATGCTGGGACACGCTCCCGCGCGTCCGTAGCCGCGTCCGCGACGCGTCTGCGGCGGGAAGCGTTGCATTCGGGACTGACCCTGTAGTTCCCCCGCGAGGCGGGTCTGCTGTTCAGGTGAGAATGGCCCGGATCACGTCGCCGTGAACGTCGGTGAGCCGGTAGTCGCGTCCATCGTGGCGGAAGGTGAGCTTCTCGTGGTCGAGGCCAAGCAGGTGGAGGAGGGTGGCGTGCAGGTCGTGCATATGGACCTTCCCCGTGACGGCGAGATGGCCGAAGTCGTCCGTGGCGCCCCAGGAAAATCCGGGCCTGACCCCGCCACCGGCAAGCCAGGTCGTGAAGCCGCCCGGATTGTGGTCGCGTCCCGTCCCGTTCTTCTCGGCATAGGGGGTGCGGCCGAATTCCGCTCCCCACCACACGAGGGTGTCCTCAAGGAGACCCCGCCGATCGAGGTCGGCGAGAAGTCCCGCCACGGGCTTGTCGGTGGCCCGGGCGTGGAAGGCATGGCGCGGGAGATCCGAGTGCTGGTCCCACCGCGGATTCGCGGTGTTGTCGCCATAGGTCACCTGGATGAAGCGGACCCCCGATTCGCAGAGCCGCCGGGCCACGAGACATTGGCGTCCAAACTCGTCGGTGGCGTCGTCTCCGATGCCATAGAGCCCGCGGGTGGCTTCGGATTCGTCGTCCAGATTCAGCAGTGCCGGCGCCGTGGACTGCAGGCGCCAGGCCAGTTCATAGGCCTGGATCACGGCCTCGGCGGCGTCGGATTCGGCGGCATGAAGCGCCTGTTCCCGGTTGAGACGTTGCAGGAGCTCGAACTGCCGGCGGCGGCCCGCCGGATCCGTGCCGGTCCCGGGGAGCGAGCGCAGGGCCATATCGCGGGCGGAGCGGCCGGCGACGCCGAAGGGGGTGCCCTGGTGGAGGGGCGGCAGGAATGCGGCTCCCCAATTGCGCGCCCCCCCGTTGCCCAGACTGGGGGAGAGCGTGACAAATGCAGGGACGTTGGCATTGGCGGTTCCAAGGCCGTAGCTGACCCAGGCACCGACGCTGGGCCGGATGAAGTTGGTGGAGCCGCAATGGAGGAACAGCGTGGCCGGGCCGTGGGCCACGCCCTCGGTCTGCATGCCGTGCAGGAAGCAAAGCCGGTCCACCCAGCGTGCGGTCTGCGGAAAGAGCTCGCTCACCCAACGGCCGCTGTCGCCATGCCGTGAGAACTTCCAGGGCGACCGCATCACCCGCTGACTGGACCCCGCCATCCCGGTGTTGGCGAACACACGGGCGTCGTCAAAGGGCATCTGCTCGCCGTCATGGCGGTCCAACAGGGGCTTGTAATCGTAGGTGTCCACCTGGCTGGGCCCACCCTGCATGAACAGGAAGATCACCCGTTTCGCGCGCGGACGCAGCCCGGGCAGGGGTTGCGCTCCGGATGCGCCGCGGGCGAGCCCCGTGATCGCGGCCAGCGCCAGGCCGCCAAAGCCGCAGGCCAGTTGACGCAGTGCAGTCCGGCGGGGAATGAGCGGTATCGGGCGCATGCAGCTCTAGTGGAGGTTCCGGAAGTCCACGGATCCCATCAAGGCATGGGCCAGTTCGGCCAGCGCCATTTCCGGTGGCAGGTCCTCCCGATGGAGGAACGCCGACGCCGTGTCGCGTTCCCCCGGGCTGGGCGGTCGCCCCAGCAGGGCGCGCCACAACCGTCCAACGGGATCCGCCGCCTCCCGAACGTGCTCCGCGGCGGCGGCGGCCTGTTCCAGGACGAAAGGGTGGTTGAGCAGGAAGAGCGCCTGGGGCGCGACGATCGCGCGCTCCCGGGCCCCGGTCACCCGGCCGGGATCCGCGAGATCGAATGCGGTAAGCGATTCCGGCAGCGCGTTTCGAAACATGGGCAGATAAACACTGCGCCAGGCCTCCGTGGCGACGTATCCATAATCCGCCGCAAGGCCTTCCGGGAAGGAGGATCCGGGCGGACCCGCCAGGTCGAGCTTGCCGGCGACCGCCAGCATCGAATCCCGCAAAACTTCCGCCTCAACCCGCCGCACCTGCCAGCGCCCCAGCCAGCG from Verrucomicrobiia bacterium encodes the following:
- a CDS encoding DUF1501 domain-containing protein; this encodes MRPIPLIPRRTALRQLACGFGGLALAAITGLARGASGAQPLPGLRPRAKRVIFLFMQGGPSQVDTYDYKPLLDRHDGEQMPFDDARVFANTGMAGSSQRVMRSPWKFSRHGDSGRWVSELFPQTARWVDRLCFLHGMQTEGVAHGPATLFLHCGSTNFIRPSVGAWVSYGLGTANANVPAFVTLSPSLGNGGARNWGAAFLPPLHQGTPFGVAGRSARDMALRSLPGTGTDPAGRRRQFELLQRLNREQALHAAESDAAEAVIQAYELAWRLQSTAPALLNLDDESEATRGLYGIGDDATDEFGRQCLVARRLCESGVRFIQVTYGDNTANPRWDQHSDLPRHAFHARATDKPVAGLLADLDRRGLLEDTLVWWGAEFGRTPYAEKNGTGRDHNPGGFTTWLAGGGVRPGFSWGATDDFGHLAVTGKVHMHDLHATLLHLLGLDHEKLTFRHDGRDYRLTDVHGDVIRAILT